A genomic window from Candidatus Denitrolinea symbiosum includes:
- a CDS encoding PemK family protein: MTQDLKKVGQVVAFRFPQTDLEKGKLRPALLLAKLPNEYDDWLTCMISSQTRHYVAGFDEIVQESDDDFEQSGLKVTSIIRVGRLAVISGESLLGAMGQISDERLERVKKHLSDWISKK, from the coding sequence ATGACACAAGACTTGAAGAAAGTAGGGCAAGTTGTGGCGTTTCGGTTTCCGCAGACCGACCTTGAAAAAGGTAAGTTGCGCCCTGCGCTTTTGCTGGCAAAATTACCGAATGAATATGACGATTGGCTAACTTGTATGATTTCATCACAAACTCGCCATTATGTTGCTGGGTTTGATGAAATAGTACAAGAAAGCGATGATGATTTTGAACAAAGTGGGCTAAAAGTTACAAGCATAATTCGAGTTGGGCGGTTAGCGGTTATATCGGGAGAGTCTTTACTCGGCGCAATGGGTCAAATTTCTGATGAGCGTTTGGAGCGAGTCAAGAAACACTTATCAGATTGGATTTCTAAAAAGTAA
- a CDS encoding type II toxin-antitoxin system RelE/ParE family toxin translates to MIESFVSDETEKIFRGQVSKKFPKDIQRTARRKLIYLDDAEDLQDLLAPPGNRLEKLKGDRAGQHSIRINDQWRICFKWSGNKAKDVEIVDYHG, encoded by the coding sequence ATGATTGAATCTTTCGTATCCGATGAAACCGAAAAAATCTTTCGCGGTCAAGTCTCAAAGAAATTCCCGAAAGATATTCAACGAACCGCCCGCCGAAAGTTGATTTACTTGGACGACGCAGAAGATTTACAAGATTTGCTTGCGCCCCCTGGAAATCGGCTGGAAAAATTAAAAGGCGACAGGGCGGGGCAACACAGCATCCGCATTAATGACCAATGGCGAATTTGCTTCAAATGGTCAGGTAACAAGGCGAAAGATGTTGAGATTGTGGATTATCACGGATGA
- a CDS encoding addiction module antidote protein, HigA family, protein MREKMMDKTLSPIHPGEILLEDFMKPLGLSQYRLAHDISVTPIRISQIVNGERSITVDTAMRLARYFGTSAAVWLRLQVRYDLEVAESELSGKINKEVKVLAQTPSRV, encoded by the coding sequence ATGAGAGAAAAAATGATGGATAAAACTTTATCACCCATTCACCCTGGCGAAATTTTGCTAGAAGATTTCATGAAACCGCTTGGTTTAAGCCAGTATCGTCTGGCGCATGACATCAGCGTTACTCCAATTCGCATCAGCCAGATTGTTAATGGCGAGCGTTCGATTACTGTTGATACTGCCATGCGTCTTGCCCGTTATTTTGGTACAAGCGCGGCAGTTTGGCTTCGTTTGCAAGTCCGTTACGATTTAGAAGTTGCAGAAAGTGAATTGAGCGGAAAAATCAATAAAGAAGTCAAGGTATTGGCTCAAACACCAAGTCGCGTGTAA
- a CDS encoding histidine kinase, with protein MSELNSFGQTAKSLSRNPLGIIALFIVLIYGVAGLVTAFSGSLTPSERLPLIWFLVLFPVIVLIVFAWLVSRHSGKLFSPSDFKDEENYVKMQMTAVAQLTAATTKSDVPTSEIDIQKIIEVVRQSIPANLQEKNDWRNHILWVDDRPDNNTYERRAFESVGIQFTLALSTNEALELLKRNKYAAIISDMGRREGNREGYVLLDTVRQQGNQTPYFIYAGSNLPEHKHETIEHGGQGTTNNPQELFPMVMKAIVTHS; from the coding sequence ATGAGCGAATTAAATTCATTTGGTCAAACGGCAAAAAGTTTGTCTCGTAACCCACTCGGCATTATTGCGCTTTTCATAGTTCTTATTTATGGAGTCGCTGGACTCGTTACGGCTTTTTCAGGTTCACTAACTCCAAGCGAAAGATTACCTCTTATTTGGTTTTTAGTTCTGTTCCCAGTGATTGTGTTGATTGTCTTTGCATGGTTGGTAAGTAGGCACAGCGGAAAACTTTTTTCGCCAAGCGACTTCAAAGACGAAGAAAATTATGTAAAAATGCAAATGACGGCTGTGGCACAACTAACTGCTGCCACTACAAAATCTGATGTGCCAACATCGGAAATTGATATACAAAAAATTATTGAAGTGGTAAGGCAATCTATCCCTGCTAATCTACAAGAGAAAAATGATTGGCGTAATCATATTCTTTGGGTTGATGACCGCCCAGATAACAATACTTATGAACGTAGGGCGTTTGAATCTGTGGGCATACAATTCACTCTCGCTCTATCTACTAACGAAGCATTAGAACTCCTTAAGCGCAATAAATACGCCGCTATCATTTCTGATATGGGCAGGCGAGAAGGAAACCGAGAAGGGTATGTTTTATTAGATACGGTACGACAACAGGGCAACCAAACGCCATATTTTATTTACGCTGGCTCAAATTTGCCAGAACATAAGCACGAAACTATTGAACATGGCGGTCAAGGCACAACAAATAATCCGCAAGAGCTATTCCCAATGGTGATGAAGGCTATTGTTACCCACAGTTGA
- a CDS encoding CoA transferase subunit A, with product MSKLLPLSEAVAKFVNDGDAVYAAGFTHLIPFAAGHEIIRQQKKNLTLARATPDLIYDQMVAAGCARKVIFSYMGNPGVGSLRLVRAAIERGELEWEEYSHFGMITRLQAGASGLPFLPMKQTGASDLERANPSIKRVPDPYGGPDLIAVPALNPDVSIVHVQRADANGNAHLWGIIGEQKEAAFAARKVILTAEEIVDESVIRSDPNRTMIPGIIVSAVCHVPFACHPSYAQGYYDRDNEFYLAWDKISESPEAVTKYLDEWVFGVKDRAEYWQKLGAQERLKIEPQLSEPINYGRY from the coding sequence ATGAGCAAACTCCTCCCGCTTTCCGAGGCTGTCGCGAAATTCGTCAACGACGGCGACGCGGTTTACGCCGCAGGTTTCACCCACCTCATCCCGTTCGCGGCGGGACATGAGATCATCCGCCAGCAGAAAAAGAACCTCACCCTGGCCCGCGCCACGCCCGACCTGATCTACGACCAGATGGTCGCGGCGGGATGCGCGCGCAAAGTCATCTTCTCGTATATGGGCAACCCGGGCGTCGGGAGCCTGCGACTCGTGCGCGCGGCCATCGAGCGCGGCGAATTGGAGTGGGAGGAATATTCCCACTTCGGGATGATCACCCGCCTGCAGGCCGGCGCGTCGGGACTGCCCTTCCTGCCGATGAAGCAGACGGGCGCGTCGGACCTCGAGCGGGCCAACCCGTCCATCAAGCGGGTTCCCGACCCGTACGGCGGACCCGACCTGATCGCCGTCCCGGCGCTCAACCCCGACGTGTCCATCGTCCACGTCCAGCGCGCGGACGCGAACGGGAACGCGCACCTGTGGGGAATCATCGGCGAGCAGAAGGAAGCCGCGTTCGCGGCGCGGAAGGTCATCCTGACGGCGGAGGAGATCGTGGACGAGTCCGTCATCCGTTCCGACCCGAATCGGACGATGATCCCCGGCATCATCGTCAGCGCGGTGTGCCATGTCCCGTTCGCGTGTCATCCCTCCTACGCGCAGGGATACTACGACCGTGACAATGAGTTCTATCTGGCCTGGGATAAGATCAGCGAATCGCCCGAGGCGGTGACAAAATATCTCGACGAGTGGGTCTTCGGCGTGAAGGACCGCGCCGAATACTGGCAGAAACTCGGCGCGCAGGAGCGGTTGAAGATCGAGCCGCAGTTGAGCGAGCCGATCAATTATGGGAGGTATTAG
- a CDS encoding 1-pyrroline-5-carboxylate dehydrogenase: MAFKLTYATMFNPPEELHKGFDKAVAALKQNLGREYGMFIDGREVFADEKFEVRSPINTDWVLGVMQKGNASHAQMAVEAARRAFPAWSRTPWQKRVALVRKASKLIEKRIFELGAAMALNVGKNRMEALGDVQETADLMYYSAQMMEENKGFIKPMGKDPLVGYDATNMSVLKPYGVWLVVSPFNFPFALTGGPTGAALVAGNTVVIKPATDTAWIVRLYAECLRDAGFPDGVVNFVTGPGSTLGQALVDSPEFDGATFTGSFDVGMKLYRDFANRNYVRPVVLELGGKNPAIVSRNANLDDAATGIVRSAFGLQGQKCSAASRVIVEAPVYDELVSKLKTLTDKLAIGDPTERATYLGPVINKGSYNDFKNFTEEINQAGGNFLTGGHVKTGGDFDKGYFCEPTFVTDLPFSHRLWQYEMFLPIATIGKVDNLDEAMQIANSVNYGLTAGFYGNAAEVKWFFDKIEAGVTYANRPQGATTGAWPGFQPFGGWKGSGASGKNGGGYYYVQLYMHEQIQTLIKPAKKAAPKKAARKVVRKAVKKTARKAKK, encoded by the coding sequence ATGGCTTTCAAACTAACCTACGCCACCATGTTCAATCCGCCCGAGGAATTGCACAAGGGCTTCGACAAAGCCGTTGCCGCCCTCAAGCAGAATCTGGGACGGGAATATGGCATGTTCATTGACGGCAGGGAGGTGTTCGCCGACGAGAAATTCGAAGTCCGCTCCCCGATCAACACCGATTGGGTGTTGGGCGTAATGCAGAAAGGAAACGCCTCCCACGCGCAGATGGCGGTTGAGGCCGCCCGCCGCGCCTTCCCCGCCTGGTCGCGTACCCCGTGGCAGAAACGCGTGGCCCTCGTCCGCAAGGCCTCGAAACTGATCGAAAAGCGCATCTTTGAGCTGGGCGCGGCGATGGCGCTGAACGTGGGCAAGAACCGCATGGAAGCCCTCGGCGACGTGCAGGAAACCGCCGACCTGATGTACTACTCTGCCCAAATGATGGAAGAGAACAAGGGCTTCATCAAGCCAATGGGCAAAGACCCGCTGGTCGGCTACGACGCCACGAACATGTCTGTGCTGAAGCCCTACGGGGTGTGGCTGGTCGTCTCGCCGTTCAACTTCCCCTTCGCGTTGACCGGCGGCCCGACCGGCGCGGCGCTGGTCGCGGGCAACACCGTCGTCATCAAGCCCGCCACCGACACCGCCTGGATCGTCCGCCTCTACGCCGAATGCCTGCGCGACGCCGGCTTCCCCGACGGCGTGGTGAACTTCGTCACCGGCCCCGGCTCCACGCTCGGACAGGCGCTGGTGGACAGCCCCGAATTCGACGGCGCCACCTTCACCGGCTCCTTCGACGTGGGCATGAAACTCTACCGCGACTTCGCCAACCGCAACTACGTCCGCCCGGTGGTGCTGGAACTTGGCGGCAAGAACCCCGCCATCGTCTCGCGCAACGCCAATTTGGACGACGCCGCGACCGGCATCGTCCGCTCGGCCTTTGGCCTGCAGGGACAGAAATGCTCCGCCGCCTCGCGCGTCATTGTGGAAGCGCCCGTCTACGACGAACTGGTCTCCAAACTGAAGACCCTCACCGACAAACTCGCCATCGGCGACCCGACCGAGCGCGCCACCTACCTCGGCCCGGTCATCAACAAGGGTTCCTACAACGACTTCAAAAACTTCACCGAAGAGATCAACCAGGCCGGCGGCAACTTCCTGACCGGCGGTCACGTGAAGACCGGCGGCGACTTCGACAAGGGCTACTTCTGCGAACCGACCTTCGTCACCGACCTGCCCTTCAGCCACCGCCTGTGGCAGTATGAGATGTTCCTGCCCATCGCCACCATCGGCAAGGTGGACAATCTCGACGAAGCCATGCAGATCGCCAACAGCGTCAACTACGGCTTGACCGCCGGCTTCTACGGCAATGCGGCCGAGGTCAAATGGTTCTTCGACAAGATCGAAGCAGGCGTGACGTACGCCAACCGTCCGCAGGGCGCGACGACCGGCGCGTGGCCGGGCTTCCAACCCTTCGGCGGCTGGAAAGGCTCCGGCGCGAGCGGCAAGAACGGCGGCGGCTACTACTACGTGCAGCTCTACATGCACGAGCAGATTCAGACCCTGATCAAACCCGCGAAAAAGGCCGCGCCGAAAAAGGCAGCCAGGAAGGTCGTCAGGAAAGCCGTCAAGAAAACCGCCAGGAAGGCGAAGAAATAA
- a CDS encoding ABC transporter ATP-binding protein, whose protein sequence is MSNSPLVVENLSFRYRDRQGAAIHDISFAANAGEILLIAGASGCGKTTLIRCVNGLIPRSYKGEAGGRILIHGEDTAKMKLSTISQKVGTVLQDPERQILGTKVLNEVAFGLENLGLAREEIYQRADEALEHLKIAHLRGRDTFLLSGGEKQKVALAGVLAMRPSILLLDEPLASLDPASAGETLDAVRFLADEGMTVLMVEHRVEDVLRIHPERVMYMSEGTIRYLGEVGGLSRVVNYHEVKLPAEQIVRRAKQDPAPAEIRVLPGAAGRTSERGEAETSEDEALVRFENVSFGYEADVEILHGINLEIKRGDVIAVLGPNGSGKTTFVKHAIGLLKPKSGRVLVNGKDTRESSVAEIASTLGYVFQSPSHMLFAPTVREELAFGPTNLKHSKEEIEKEVQEALRIVNLSEFEQDPPLALSFGQQKRVSIAAILAMRSRILVMDEPTAGQDYRNYMNFMDSILQMPGFEAVMFITHDVDLAVIYANRVLLVADGRLVADGSPHEVLRDFPRLESCRVVPSSLLALNVERFPQTGQFLRAEALAHV, encoded by the coding sequence ATGTCCAACTCTCCTCTTGTCGTAGAAAATCTATCCTTTCGTTACCGCGACCGGCAGGGCGCGGCTATTCATGATATTTCGTTCGCGGCGAACGCGGGCGAAATTCTGTTGATCGCGGGCGCCAGCGGATGCGGGAAGACCACGCTCATCCGTTGCGTCAACGGGCTGATCCCGCGCAGTTACAAGGGCGAGGCGGGCGGACGAATCCTCATCCACGGCGAAGACACGGCGAAGATGAAACTGTCCACGATCTCGCAAAAAGTCGGGACGGTGCTGCAAGACCCCGAGCGGCAAATCCTCGGGACGAAGGTGCTGAACGAGGTGGCGTTCGGGCTGGAGAATCTCGGCCTCGCCCGCGAGGAAATTTATCAGCGCGCCGACGAGGCGCTGGAGCATTTGAAGATCGCGCATCTGCGCGGCCGCGACACGTTCCTGCTTTCGGGCGGCGAAAAACAGAAAGTCGCGCTGGCGGGCGTGCTGGCGATGCGCCCATCCATTTTGTTATTGGATGAACCGCTGGCGAGTCTCGATCCCGCCTCCGCGGGCGAGACGCTCGACGCGGTGCGCTTCCTCGCCGACGAGGGGATGACCGTCCTGATGGTGGAGCATCGCGTCGAAGACGTGCTGCGCATCCATCCCGAACGCGTCATGTATATGAGCGAGGGGACGATTCGTTACCTCGGCGAGGTGGGCGGGTTATCAAGAGTAGTGAACTATCACGAGGTGAAACTCCCTGCCGAACAGATCGTCCGACGGGCGAAGCAGGATCCCGCCCCGGCGGAGATCCGCGTCCTGCCCGGCGCGGCCGGCCGAACGTCGGAGCGGGGCGAGGCGGAAACGTCGGAGGACGAAGCGCTGGTCCGCTTCGAAAACGTCTCGTTCGGCTACGAGGCGGACGTCGAAATCCTGCACGGGATCAATCTCGAGATCAAGCGCGGCGACGTGATCGCGGTGTTGGGTCCGAACGGTTCGGGCAAGACCACTTTTGTCAAACACGCCATCGGCCTGCTCAAGCCGAAATCGGGGCGCGTGCTCGTGAACGGAAAAGATACGCGCGAGTCGAGCGTGGCCGAGATCGCCAGCACGCTTGGGTACGTTTTCCAAAGTCCGAGCCACATGCTCTTCGCGCCGACCGTGCGCGAGGAACTGGCGTTCGGCCCGACGAATTTGAAGCATTCAAAGGAAGAGATCGAAAAGGAGGTGCAAGAGGCGTTACGAATCGTCAACCTGTCTGAGTTCGAGCAAGACCCTCCGCTGGCGCTTTCGTTCGGCCAGCAAAAACGCGTCAGCATCGCGGCCATCCTGGCGATGCGCTCCCGCATCCTCGTCATGGACGAGCCGACCGCGGGGCAGGACTATCGGAATTACATGAACTTCATGGATTCCATTTTGCAGATGCCCGGCTTCGAGGCGGTGATGTTCATCACGCACGACGTGGACCTGGCGGTGATCTATGCCAACCGCGTCCTGCTCGTGGCGGACGGGCGACTCGTGGCTGACGGCTCGCCGCACGAAGTCCTGCGCGACTTCCCTCGACTGGAATCCTGCCGCGTCGTCCCGAGCTCGCTCCTGGCCCTGAACGTGGAGCGCTTCCCGCAAACGGGACAGTTCCTGCGCGCGGAGGCGCTGGCGCATGTGTGA
- a CDS encoding energy-coupling factor transporter transmembrane protein EcfT, whose protein sequence is MLVAWRYRSRPRSFIQSFDPRAWMMFYGCFLFSTLAFWDVRFLLFFAAIALFVLLTSGVTWNEIRRAILFIVGFVSIFAFFTFLTGRGGVELYEQEHLIRRFEASFSILGWTPALDVTVERAFFGVSQFVRVFSIAIMTILIPYSLNPALYGITFRGLGLPDKIAYAMDLTMRFIPTFSRDFQLTMDAQKARGFELEKIGGGLIQQVRKIGPLMVPVTIHAIIGSEDIIDAMDLRAFGIGPRTWLQKLDYKMKDRILIGVGLAILLFSMALSTLGQGQFWVPPGLLALAGG, encoded by the coding sequence ATGTTAGTCGCCTGGCGTTATCGCTCCCGTCCCCGCTCGTTCATCCAGTCCTTCGACCCGCGTGCCTGGATGATGTTCTACGGCTGCTTCCTCTTTTCCACGCTCGCGTTTTGGGACGTGCGCTTTTTGCTGTTCTTCGCGGCCATCGCGCTCTTCGTCCTGCTCACCTCGGGCGTGACGTGGAACGAGATCCGCCGCGCGATCTTGTTCATCGTCGGTTTCGTGTCCATCTTCGCCTTTTTCACCTTCCTGACGGGCCGCGGCGGGGTGGAACTCTACGAGCAGGAGCATCTCATCCGACGGTTCGAAGCGTCCTTCTCCATCCTCGGCTGGACGCCCGCGCTGGACGTCACTGTCGAGCGCGCCTTCTTTGGGGTCAGCCAGTTCGTGCGCGTCTTCAGCATCGCCATTATGACGATCCTGATCCCCTACTCGCTCAACCCCGCGCTGTACGGGATCACCTTCCGCGGGCTGGGACTGCCCGACAAGATCGCCTACGCCATGGACCTGACCATGCGCTTCATCCCGACCTTCAGCCGCGATTTCCAACTGACGATGGACGCGCAGAAAGCGCGCGGCTTCGAGCTGGAGAAGATCGGCGGCGGACTCATCCAGCAGGTGCGGAAGATCGGCCCGCTGATGGTCCCCGTCACCATCCATGCCATCATCGGCAGCGAGGACATCATCGACGCCATGGACTTGCGCGCCTTCGGCATCGGCCCGCGCACCTGGCTGCAAAAACTGGATTACAAAATGAAAGACCGCATCCTGATCGGGGTCGGGCTCGCGATCCTGCTCTTCTCGATGGCGCTCAGTACCCTCGGCCAGGGACAGTTCTGGGTCCCGCCGGGACTGCTGGCGTTGGCGGGAGGGTGA
- a CDS encoding transcriptional regulator, producing MPDKFIPPDTASRLASLFEALSDPTRVRIIGALMDGEVGVGELVARLGLTKSAVSHQLRGLRDKRIIRARKRGRNVFVSLDDDHIVELFQRGLDHVRHG from the coding sequence ATGCCGGATAAATTCATCCCTCCCGATACCGCCTCCCGCCTCGCCAGCCTCTTCGAGGCCCTCAGCGACCCCACGCGCGTGCGCATCATCGGCGCGCTCATGGACGGGGAGGTGGGCGTCGGCGAACTCGTCGCGCGGCTGGGATTGACCAAATCCGCCGTCTCGCACCAACTGCGCGGATTGCGCGACAAACGCATCATCCGCGCCCGCAAGCGGGGACGCAATGTGTTCGTCAGCCTGGACGACGACCACATCGTCGAACTCTTTCAACGCGGGCTGGATCACGTCCGCCACGGATGA
- a CDS encoding cadmium-transporting ATPase, with protein sequence MEKTVKLDLPLLLPGIEDEKDECLSRLEAALQNRKGILRAHVERERSPADVCLHYDPNLLTLPDVKRMAERAGAEIASRFRHASIRIEGMDCSDCSLVVEHSLGRMDGVLNVSVNYPAETMWVEYDRQKTSRAAIEKRVRSLGYQVPLDEFHSRLLENRELLFSLLSGLFLLVGWLGGLLLRFPTSLSLGLYAAAYLFGGWDISRHAWHALRGRHFNTDGLMVAAAIGAASLGQFAEGALLLFLFSLGHALEERALDRARAAVRALADLAPKTALVRRDGRERELPVESLQLDDVVIVRPGVRIPVDGVVTEGRSSVDQAPVTGESLSVDKAPGDQVFAGTVNGEGALEVRATRLAKDSTLARVMKMVEEAQAQKSPTQQTVEKFERVFVPAALGLAALAVVVPPLFGFPFRESFLRAMSLLVAVSPCALALGAPAPVLAGIAQAARNGVLVKGGAHLENLGRLDAIAFDKTGTLTHGRPEVTDLVVFPASPRTEAETLSIAAGAESRSAHPLAQAVLRSAQTRGLPVAAMDEVEALTGRGLRAVFEGRTVWIGSQKLMDAAGVELPEDALQKAQALQDAGRTLMWVAEGQTALGLIGLADTLRDEAAPTMKALERIGVRHTVMLTGDNARAAAAIAREIGLAEYRAELMPEDKLAALRSLTQEYGQAAMVGDGVNDAPALANASVGIAMGGAGTDVALETADVVLMGDDLSKLPFAVGLGRATRRVIVQNLSIALGVIVLLAAASLTGFVGVGLAVVFHEGSTLVVALNALRLLGYKERPASPSRAAA encoded by the coding sequence ATGGAAAAAACCGTCAAGCTCGACCTCCCGCTCCTGCTTCCGGGCATCGAAGACGAGAAAGACGAATGCCTCTCCCGCCTGGAAGCCGCGCTGCAAAACCGCAAGGGGATTCTGCGCGCCCACGTCGAACGCGAACGATCGCCCGCGGACGTGTGCCTGCACTACGATCCCAACCTCCTGACCCTGCCCGACGTCAAACGCATGGCCGAACGCGCCGGCGCGGAGATCGCCAGCCGCTTCCGTCACGCCTCCATCCGCATCGAAGGCATGGACTGCTCGGATTGCAGCCTGGTGGTGGAACACAGCCTCGGGCGCATGGACGGCGTGCTGAACGTCAGCGTCAACTACCCGGCCGAAACCATGTGGGTGGAATACGACCGCCAAAAGACCAGCCGAGCCGCCATCGAAAAACGCGTGCGCTCGCTCGGCTACCAGGTCCCGCTCGACGAATTTCACTCGCGCCTGCTGGAAAACCGCGAACTGCTCTTCAGCCTGCTCTCCGGGCTGTTCCTGCTGGTTGGCTGGCTGGGCGGACTCCTGTTGCGCTTCCCGACCTCCCTCAGTCTCGGCCTCTACGCCGCCGCCTACCTCTTCGGCGGCTGGGATATTTCGCGCCACGCCTGGCACGCCCTGCGCGGCCGGCATTTCAACACCGACGGTTTAATGGTGGCGGCCGCCATCGGCGCGGCCAGCCTCGGACAGTTCGCCGAGGGCGCGCTGCTGCTCTTCCTCTTCAGCCTCGGACACGCCCTCGAAGAACGCGCCCTCGACCGCGCCCGCGCCGCCGTCCGCGCTCTCGCCGACCTCGCGCCGAAGACCGCCCTCGTCCGGCGCGACGGCCGGGAACGCGAACTCCCCGTCGAATCGCTCCAACTCGACGACGTCGTCATCGTCCGCCCGGGCGTTCGCATCCCCGTGGACGGGGTCGTCACCGAAGGCCGCTCCAGCGTGGACCAGGCCCCCGTCACGGGCGAATCGCTTTCCGTGGACAAAGCCCCGGGCGACCAGGTCTTTGCCGGCACGGTCAACGGCGAAGGCGCGCTGGAAGTGAGGGCGACCCGCCTCGCAAAAGATTCGACCCTGGCCCGCGTGATGAAGATGGTCGAAGAGGCGCAGGCGCAGAAATCGCCCACGCAGCAAACCGTGGAAAAATTCGAGCGCGTCTTCGTCCCCGCGGCGCTGGGACTCGCCGCGCTGGCGGTCGTCGTCCCGCCGCTGTTCGGCTTCCCGTTTCGCGAATCGTTCCTGCGGGCGATGAGCCTGCTCGTCGCCGTATCGCCGTGCGCGCTGGCGCTGGGCGCGCCTGCCCCCGTTTTGGCCGGGATCGCGCAGGCGGCGCGCAACGGCGTGCTGGTCAAGGGCGGCGCGCATCTCGAGAACCTCGGCCGCCTGGACGCCATCGCGTTCGACAAAACCGGCACGCTCACGCATGGCCGCCCCGAAGTGACCGACCTGGTCGTGTTTCCCGCCTCCCCGAGGACGGAAGCGGAGACGCTCTCCATCGCGGCGGGCGCGGAATCCCGTTCCGCGCATCCGCTGGCGCAAGCCGTCCTGCGCTCGGCTCAGACTCGGGGGCTGCCGGTTGCCGCGATGGACGAAGTGGAGGCGTTGACGGGGCGCGGCCTGCGCGCCGTCTTCGAAGGACGGACGGTCTGGATCGGCAGCCAAAAATTGATGGACGCGGCCGGCGTGGAACTGCCCGAAGACGCGCTCCAGAAAGCGCAGGCGCTGCAAGACGCGGGCAGGACCTTGATGTGGGTCGCCGAGGGACAGACCGCGCTGGGGCTGATCGGGCTGGCCGACACGCTGCGAGACGAGGCCGCGCCGACGATGAAGGCCCTGGAAAGGATCGGCGTGCGGCATACCGTTATGTTGACGGGCGACAACGCCCGCGCGGCCGCGGCGATCGCCCGCGAGATCGGCCTTGCCGAGTACCGCGCCGAACTGATGCCCGAAGATAAACTGGCCGCGCTCCGCTCCCTGACGCAGGAATACGGGCAGGCGGCGATGGTCGGCGACGGCGTGAACGACGCGCCCGCGCTGGCGAATGCCTCGGTGGGCATCGCCATGGGCGGCGCGGGGACGGATGTGGCGCTCGAAACCGCCGACGTGGTTTTGATGGGCGACGATCTCTCCAAGCTGCCGTTTGCCGTCGGGCTGGGACGCGCCACGCGGCGGGTCATCGTGCAGAACCTGTCCATCGCGCTGGGCGTGATCGTCCTGCTGGCGGCGGCCTCGTTGACCGGCTTCGTCGGTGTCGGGCTGGCGGTCGTCTTCCACGAGGGGAGCACGCTGGTAGTCGCGCTCAACGCGCTGCGCCTGCTGGGATACAAAGAGCGCCCCGCGTCCCCCTCCCGCGCCGCGGCGTGA
- a CDS encoding ABC transporter permease yields the protein MLGIQRMIENEQWDMVIQPQRGLLDLRLGELWRYRDLVALFVRRDFVAAYKQTILGPLWYLIQPLLTTVTFTVIFGNIASLPTDGLPQFLFYMSGTVVWSYFAACLTKTSETFVQNANLFGKVYFPRMAVPVSILISNLITFLIQFGLFLAFVLFFALRGSDVRVNWLWAALSPLLVLVMAGLGLGFGIIISSLTTKYRDLRFLVAFGVSLLMYATPVIYPVSSIPARWQWVILANPMTSIVEAFRYAFLGAGSVDLGRLLYSFGFMLAVVFIGAVIFNRVEQTFMDTV from the coding sequence ATGCTCGGAATTCAACGAATGATCGAAAACGAACAATGGGATATGGTCATCCAGCCCCAGCGCGGCCTGCTCGACCTGCGTCTGGGCGAGTTGTGGCGTTACCGGGACCTGGTGGCGCTTTTTGTGCGGCGCGATTTCGTGGCGGCCTATAAACAGACCATCCTCGGCCCGCTGTGGTATCTCATCCAGCCGCTGTTGACCACGGTCACGTTCACGGTCATCTTCGGCAACATCGCCAGCCTGCCCACCGACGGACTGCCGCAGTTCCTCTTTTATATGTCCGGGACGGTGGTGTGGAGTTACTTCGCCGCCTGCCTGACCAAGACCAGCGAGACTTTCGTGCAGAACGCCAACCTGTTCGGCAAGGTATATTTCCCGCGCATGGCCGTGCCGGTCTCGATCCTGATCTCGAACCTGATCACCTTCCTGATCCAGTTCGGCCTGTTCCTGGCGTTCGTCCTTTTCTTCGCGCTGCGCGGCTCGGACGTGCGGGTCAACTGGCTGTGGGCCGCGCTCTCGCCGCTGCTCGTCCTCGTCATGGCCGGGCTGGGACTGGGCTTCGGCATCATCATCTCCTCGCTGACGACCAAGTACCGCGACCTGCGCTTCCTCGTCGCTTTTGGCGTGTCGCTGCTGATGTACGCCACGCCGGTCATCTACCCGGTCTCGTCCATCCCGGCGCGCTGGCAGTGGGTCATCCTCGCCAACCCGATGACGTCCATCGTGGAAGCCTTCCGCTACGCCTTCCTCGGCGCGGGCAGCGTGGACCTGGGCCGCCTGCTCTACAGTTTCGGCTTCATGCTGGCGGTCGTCTTCATCGGCGCGGTGATCTTCAACCGGGTGGAGCAGACGTTTATGGATACGGTGTAG
- a CDS encoding ABC transporter ATP-binding protein encodes MPVISVENLSKSYRLGQINTGTFSRDLEAWWARLRGNLNSLVGAIFLGR; translated from the coding sequence ATGCCCGTCATCTCCGTCGAAAACCTCTCCAAATCCTACCGCCTCGGCCAGATCAACACCGGGACCTTCTCGCGCGATCTCGAAGCCTGGTGGGCGAGACTGCGCGGCAACTTAAACTCTCTGGTTGGTGCAATATTCTTGGGCAGGTAG